A single window of Nocardia sp. NBC_01327 DNA harbors:
- a CDS encoding peroxiredoxin: MALLTIGDQFPAYNLTAVIGGDLSKVNAQQPDDYFTQISSDDHAGKWRIVFFWPKDFTFVCPTEIAAFGKLNEEFADRDAQVLGASVDNEFVHFQWRAQHEELKTLPFPMLSDLKRELAAATGVLNADGVADRATFIVDPNNEIQFVSVTAGSVGRNVDEVLRVLDALQSDELCACNWKKGDPTIKAGELMTASV, encoded by the coding sequence ATGGCACTGCTGACCATCGGCGACCAGTTCCCCGCCTACAACCTGACGGCAGTCATCGGCGGTGATCTCTCGAAGGTGAACGCTCAGCAGCCCGACGACTACTTCACCCAGATCTCGAGCGACGACCACGCCGGCAAGTGGCGCATCGTCTTCTTCTGGCCGAAGGATTTCACCTTCGTCTGCCCGACCGAGATCGCCGCCTTCGGCAAGCTGAACGAGGAGTTCGCCGATCGTGACGCACAGGTGCTCGGCGCGTCCGTCGACAACGAGTTCGTGCACTTCCAGTGGCGTGCCCAGCACGAGGAGCTCAAGACCCTCCCGTTCCCCATGCTGAGCGACCTCAAGCGTGAATTGGCCGCCGCCACCGGCGTTCTCAATGCCGACGGCGTCGCCGACCGCGCCACCTTCATCGTCGATCCGAACAATGAGATCCAGTTCGTCTCGGTGACCGCCGGTTCCGTGGGCCGCAATGTCGACGAGGTGCTGCGGGTGCTCGACGCCCTGCAGTCCGACGAGCTCTGCGCCTGCAACTGGAAGAAGGGCGACCCGACCATCAAGGCCGGCGAGCTCATGACCGC